CCTCCCCTTCCTAAACGAAGGGGATTCCTAGCGACTTATTAAGCCGTTAAGAGTAGGTTTGTATTGCTACTGCCTACTGGTTCCTGCTTCTTAGACGAAACTAACGTTTCAACTCCACAGGCTAACAAGCGATGTCCTCGCTCAAGTACATTCAAGGCACCTACCAAGTCGGCATTGGCTTTAAATCCACATTCTGTACATTCAAAAGCACTTTGGCTTTTGCGATTGTCACGACTAACATGTTGACATCTAGGGCAGGTTTGAGAGGTGTATTGAGGGTTTACCTTCAATACATCCCCGCCTGAACAAGCCTGTTTATACTCCAAAAACGAAACAAACATTCCCCATCCTTGGTCAAGAATGGATTTGTTTAGACCCGATTTCGCTTTGACGTTTTTACCATGCTTTTCAACACTGCCCTTGGCACTCTTAGACATGTTTCCTATCTTTAAATTCTCAACTACGACCATTGCGTGATTTTTGCTGATTTCGGTTGAGGTTTTGTGTAAGAAGTCTAAACGAGCATTGGCAATACGCTCATGCAGTCGGGTAATGATTTGTTTCTGCTTTTTCCAGTTAGCAGAGAAACGGACTTTTTTAGACAGCTTACGCTGTTCAAAAGCCAGTTTCTTTGATAACTTTCTGAAACTGTTTAAAGGTTCTACGTATGAGCCGTCTGACAAGGTTGCAAAGCGGGTAACGCCCATATCAACACCAATCATACTGGTTGAGCTATGGCGCTTTAGCTCGGTCTCGTACTCAGTCTGAATCGACACGTACCAATAACCGCCTTTACGGGAAATCGTCATATTTTTAACGTCACCAATGACTTGGCGTGAATTACGATATTTCACCCAACCGATTTTAGGCAAGAACACTTTGCTAGACTCTTGCTCCAGCTTAAATCCTTGTGGATAACGAAAGCTGTCACTCAAACCTTTTTTCTTGAATTTTGGAATCCGTTTTAAAGGCTGTTTTTTATCAAAACCGTCTTTGAACGCTTTTTCTAAGTTTTTTAAGGCTTGTTGCAACGGTTGAGAATGAACGGTTTTTAGAAATCCATAATCTTCTGAGGATTTCCATAGCTTTAGCCAAAATGACAACTCGTTGTACCAAAGCAATGGCTGTTTCTGCTCTAATCTGAACAGATTCATTGCTAAGGCTTTATTCCAAACAAACCAATTAGCACCTGCAAACTCAACCATCTTCTGTACTTGGTCAGAATTTGGATTGAGTCGAGATTTAAAGGCTTTGCGTATAATCTACTTCATGGTTATAATTATACAAAAAGGAATTGGTCTATACAAGTTAATAACGATGTAATAACAGGAAGACATTGCGTTTTTAATCTTCATGTTCATTTGGTCTTTGTAACAAAACACCGTAGAGATGTTTTCTCCGGAAGGGTATTAATTGATTTGGAAGAAATATTTAAAAACGTGTGTTTGGATTTTGAAGCAGAATTGGTGGAATTTAACGGTGAGCATGATCATATTCACCTTTTAGTTAACTATCCACCAAAAATTGCTATTTCTAACTTGGTAAATAGTTTGAAAGGCGTTTCAAGCCGACTTATTCGCAAAAAGAATTATCCCGAAATTAAAAATAAGCTTTGGGGTAATATGCTTTGGAGTCCAAGCTATTTTGCGGGTAGTTGTGGTGGAGCACCACTCTCGATTATTAAGCAATATATTGAACAACAGCAAAGACCGCATTAAACAGGCTTCGCCTGTGCGCTTATATCTCCGCCCTGAAGGACGAAGTTTTACGCGCTATTTGATAAATCAATAAACTACCTGCCAATCTAATTACTTCTGGCTAATTTTACTTAGCTGAGGCAGAGCAAACGATTTTATGCTGCAGCAACCCTATACCAAAAACAGCCATTATAATTGAAAGGACAGGATTAAGAAGATTCAGAAATGCATACGGCGCATACTCCAGGGTGGAAATTCCCAGTGTCGCTGTATAGAATGCACCGGTTGTCGTCCAGGGAATCAGCCCGGCGGTTAAGGTAGCCCCCTCTTCCACCGAACGGGATAACACCGCGTTATCCAATTTCCGTTTCTGATACGAATCTTTGAATAATTGGCAGCTGAGAATAATTGATATATAGGCCTCGCCCATGGCCAGATTACCCACAAACCCCGAAATGATTGTCGTCGCAATCAATGTACTGATACGTTTGATACGACTAATAATATGTTCCAACAATACGCTTAAGAACCCTGCATGATGTAAAATACCACCCAGCGCCAATGCCATTATTGATAACAGCAGTGTCCACGCCATACTATAAATACCACCACGCCCCAATAAAATATCGATATTTTCTATCCCGGTCGTGCCTGCAGTATTCAGCCATAACGCATTAACGACACTAACGCTGTCTTTTTCCTGATAAAAAATAGCAATAATCATCGCAAGTACAATACTGGAAGACATACTTACCTCAGGAGAAACTCTTTTGATACTTAACCCGAACATCAACAATAGTGGGAGTAATGTAATGAACAGATTTAACTCATAGGCACCGGCCAATGCAATTTTAATGGCATCAATATTATCTTTAGGTAGTAAATTGTCTGAATATTCCAGACCCAATAATATAAAAATTATCAGAACAATAACAAACGCAGGTACCGTGGTATATAACATGGCGTGAATATGACGATAGAGGTCCGTTCCCGCACTCATGGCGGCAAGATTGGTCGTATCCGATATCGGCGAAAGCTTATCACCAAAAGTCGCGCCTGAAATAACCATGCCGGCAACCAGCGCTAGTGGGATACCAATCGTCTCACCAATACCCATTAATACGACCCCTGCCGTACCAGCAGTCCCCCAGGAGCTCCCTGTCGCAATAGACATAAAAGCACACAGAATTAATCCAGCAGCCAGGAATACTGTTGGCTGAAGCAAACCCATTCCGTAATAAATAAGGCTTGCAATAGTGCCACTCTGCATAAAGCTCGCAATTACCATCCCTATCAACATGAATATGTAAATCGCTGGTAATGCTTTGCTGATACCATTATTCATCATGCCCCGGATATCCGAAAAGGCATAACCGAGCAGCGCGGCCTGTGTGCCGACCCACAACAAAGCCAGAAAGATAACTGCATGCACGCTGACTTCAAAAACAAATAAACCCAGGGAAATCATGATGAGTACGATCAGAAAACATCCCCCTGCCTGTAACAAGGAAGGAACCTGCCCGGTAGTATTCGCATTATTTGGCTGTAATTTATTTCTTATCATTGTCAGATGGATCTATTCTCATGGTTTACAGGTCACCGCTTCATTCAATTTCTCTTCTGTTCGTGAGGCTGGATAATATCAGTCTATAACACACGCAGACAGACCTAGAGACTTTTTCAAAAGCCCTCGCCAGAAGTTTTCTACTATTGATTATAAAGGGTTAATTTTTAAACTATTGGGGTTTTGCAAGGGGTCTCGCCTAGCCTGCGTAGCAAGTGCAGCGAGGATAAGCAATGCGACACCCCATCCCGGCAACCTCCTTTTAAAGCATAGGTAAAGGCGTCTGAATGAGTCATCCCCAATTTCTATAATATATAGACCCGAGTAGCGTTCATTTCTTGCTTATATTCCTGCGCCATTATACAGCCCAGACAAATAAAATTTTTAATCATCAACATATTACCTCTATTCACCTAATTCTAAACAAATCATCCAGATAATATCGCTCCATGCATGTACAGGCGGGAAATATGGGTTAAATTCTCCTTTTCTCTCAGCTTCAACATTGTTTTCGTGTGTTATTTTTTAACGCATCCTGCCTGACTAGCAGTGTTCACATTTTTAATCTCTGGGAGTTGTTTGCGATGCTGGTTTCTATCGGATATATAGTCATAATTATTTCTGTATTTGGTGGTTTTGCACTTGCCGGGGGGCATCTAGCTTCGTTATGGCAACCGGTTGAATTACTCATGATTGGTGGTGCTGCAATCGGCGCATTTATCGTTGGCAACTCAGGAAAGGCAATTAAAGCCACATTAAAAGCATTGCCTCGTGTGTTTAAAGGGTCCAAATACACCAAAGCCCTATACATGGAACTAATGACCCTGCTATACGAGATTCTGGGAAGAATACGTAGAGAGGGGTTGATGTCAATTGAAAGCGACATTGATGACCCCACTAACAGCCCATTATTTGCCAAATATCCTGCAATTCTTTCCGATCACCATGTTACTGAATTTATTACTGACTATTTGCGGCTCATGGCGGGCGGTAATCTCAACCCACTTGAAATCGAGAATCTAATGGATAGCGAGTTAGAAACGCATCATCAGGAAGAAGAAATTCCCATCCATACTATCGCAAAAATAGCGGAGGGATTACCCGCTTTCGGTATTGTTGCAGCCGTTATGGGCGTTGTTCACACTATGGAATCCGTTCATCTTCCACCTGCCCAGCTAGGCATATTGATTGCCGCTGCATTAGTAGGCACTTTCCTGGGTATTCTGCTCGCTTATGGCTTTGTCAGCCCTTTAGCTGGAAAACTCGAACAACAATTACATGAGTCGAGCAAATTACTTGAATGCATCAAAATTACACTCCTCGCTAATCTTAATGGCTATGCACCTGTTATGGCGATAGAATTTGGCAGGAAAGTGCTCTTTACTACCGAACGACCATCGTTTATGGAATTGGAAGCACATGTTAAACAAAGCAAATCCAAATAATCCGACTGCTGATAGGTTCTGCGACACGAGGTAATATATGGTTGATGATCTAACACAACGGCCCATCATAATTAAACGCATCAAGAAGAGCACAGGCCAACATCACGGCGGAGCCTGGAAGATTGCCTACGCCGATTTTGTGACGGCGATGATGGCTTTCTTTTTGCTCATGTGGTTAGTTGGATCCACTGCCCAAGGCGACCTGGAAGGAATTGCTGCCTATTTCAAAACACCTTTGAAAGTAGCCTTGTCAGGCGGTTCAGGCAGTGGTGATAGTTCAAGCGTGATCAAGGGTGGGGGTGCTGATCTGACGCGTCGCACGGGCCAAGTGCAAAAAGGTGCTGTCGAAGAGAAAAACAGAGTGATCAATCTTGAAGCTGCCCAAGCCGAACGAGAACGTATCGAGATGCTCCGGTTTAACAAGTTAAAGCTTAAGATTGATAAGGCAATCGATGCTAATCCTGTTTTACAGAAATTCAAAAATCAGTTGTTGGTCGATATCACAACGGATGGCTTACGCATTCAGATTGTAGATGAACAAAACCGACCCATGTTTGCTAATGGTAAAGCAGAATTACAACCTTATACTAAAATCATACTCCATGAAATTGGCAAGGCACTCAATGACGTTCCCAATAAAATCAGCCTATCGGGACATACCGATGCGGCTCTCTTTCCTTTCGGTGATGTCGGTTATA
This genomic window from Nitrosomonas cryotolerans ATCC 49181 contains:
- a CDS encoding transposase; protein product: MIRKAFKSRLNPNSDQVQKMVEFAGANWFVWNKALAMNLFRLEQKQPLLWYNELSFWLKLWKSSEDYGFLKTVHSQPLQQALKNLEKAFKDGFDKKQPLKRIPKFKKKGLSDSFRYPQGFKLEQESSKVFLPKIGWVKYRNSRQVIGDVKNMTISRKGGYWYVSIQTEYETELKRHSSTSMIGVDMGVTRFATLSDGSYVEPLNSFRKLSKKLAFEQRKLSKKVRFSANWKKQKQIITRLHERIANARLDFLHKTSTEISKNHAMVVVENLKIGNMSKSAKGSVEKHGKNVKAKSGLNKSILDQGWGMFVSFLEYKQACSGGDVLKVNPQYTSQTCPRCQHVSRDNRKSQSAFECTECGFKANADLVGALNVLERGHRLLACGVETLVSSKKQEPVGSSNTNLLLTA
- the tnpA gene encoding IS200/IS605 family transposase, giving the protein MQVNNDVITGRHCVFNLHVHLVFVTKHRRDVFSGRVLIDLEEIFKNVCLDFEAELVEFNGEHDHIHLLVNYPPKIAISNLVNSLKGVSSRLIRKKNYPEIKNKLWGNMLWSPSYFAGSCGGAPLSIIKQYIEQQQRPH
- the nhaC gene encoding Na+/H+ antiporter NhaC, producing the protein MIRNKLQPNNANTTGQVPSLLQAGGCFLIVLIMISLGLFVFEVSVHAVIFLALLWVGTQAALLGYAFSDIRGMMNNGISKALPAIYIFMLIGMVIASFMQSGTIASLIYYGMGLLQPTVFLAAGLILCAFMSIATGSSWGTAGTAGVVLMGIGETIGIPLALVAGMVISGATFGDKLSPISDTTNLAAMSAGTDLYRHIHAMLYTTVPAFVIVLIIFILLGLEYSDNLLPKDNIDAIKIALAGAYELNLFITLLPLLLMFGLSIKRVSPEVSMSSSIVLAMIIAIFYQEKDSVSVVNALWLNTAGTTGIENIDILLGRGGIYSMAWTLLLSIMALALGGILHHAGFLSVLLEHIISRIKRISTLIATTIISGFVGNLAMGEAYISIILSCQLFKDSYQKRKLDNAVLSRSVEEGATLTAGLIPWTTTGAFYTATLGISTLEYAPYAFLNLLNPVLSIIMAVFGIGLLQHKIVCSASAK
- the motA gene encoding flagellar motor stator protein MotA; translated protein: MLVSIGYIVIIISVFGGFALAGGHLASLWQPVELLMIGGAAIGAFIVGNSGKAIKATLKALPRVFKGSKYTKALYMELMTLLYEILGRIRREGLMSIESDIDDPTNSPLFAKYPAILSDHHVTEFITDYLRLMAGGNLNPLEIENLMDSELETHHQEEEIPIHTIAKIAEGLPAFGIVAAVMGVVHTMESVHLPPAQLGILIAAALVGTFLGILLAYGFVSPLAGKLEQQLHESSKLLECIKITLLANLNGYAPVMAIEFGRKVLFTTERPSFMELEAHVKQSKSK
- the motB gene encoding flagellar motor protein MotB, which encodes MVDDLTQRPIIIKRIKKSTGQHHGGAWKIAYADFVTAMMAFFLLMWLVGSTAQGDLEGIAAYFKTPLKVALSGGSGSGDSSSVIKGGGADLTRRTGQVQKGAVEEKNRVINLEAAQAERERIEMLRFNKLKLKIDKAIDANPVLQKFKNQLLVDITTDGLRIQIVDEQNRPMFANGKAELQPYTKIILHEIGKALNDVPNKISLSGHTDAALFPFGDVGYSNWELSADRANTSRRELIAGGMDASKVLRVVGLSSAVLFDKNDPFNPVNRRISIIVMNEKTEKEITKEEQKIVVDNPRKFSKEPIIDMNN